The following DNA comes from Peribacillus sp. FSL E2-0218.
GACGATATCATCCAACTGATCAATCAAGCTAAAGACAAATATGGACGAATCGATATTTTCATTAATAACGCCGGCCTTCAGCATGTGGCGCCGATTGAAGAATTTCCAACCGAAAAGTTCGAACTGATGATCAAAATCATGCTGACCGCTCCTTTCATCGCGATCAAGAACGTTTTGCCCATCATGAAAGAACAAGGCTTCGGCAGGATCATCAACATCTCTTCCATCAACGGTCTAATTGGCTTCGCCAACAAAGCGGCATACAATAGCGCCAAACATGGTGTCATCGGCTTAACGAAAGTCGCCGCCTTGGAAAGCGCCGCATCGGGCATAACCGTCAATGCCCTTTGCCCTGGATATGTAGACACTCCGCTCGTCCGCGGACAAATGGCAGACTTGGCGAAAACACGCAATGTTCCTCTAGAAGATGTATTGGCAGAAGTCCTTCTTCCGCTAGTGCCTCAAAAACGCCTTCTGGATGTTAGTGAAATTGCCGACTACGCCATCTTCCTCGCAAGCGACAAAGCACGGGGCATCACAGGCCAGGCAGTTGTATTGGATGGCGGATATACAGCTCAATAAAAAGAAAATATATCAGCAATAAGCCCGATTAAACAACACCAACAAAGGTGCTCATCATTCGGGCTTTTTTGTATTCATGGGATAACTAGACAGTCGTTTGGATTGGAAAAGAAGTGGAAGAAAATGGTGGAACAAAGAATTCCCTCATGTTACAGTAATATAGGGATACGACCCTTAAAAGGAGGCTTCGTCATGATTATTAAGTGGGTTAGACTGCGCTAATTAAAAGGGCTGGCCAATCATGCTCCGGAAAGAATGTATGGATTTGCGCAATTAAATCATATTTAATACGGAGGGTAAAACATGAGTGAACAAATCGTGAAAATAAATAAAGTCGATATATGTACAGAAAGTTTCGGAAACTCCAAAGACCCTGCTGTGCTTTTGATCATGGGAGCGATGTCTTCTTTAGATTGGTGGGATGAGAACTTTTGTATCCGCCTCGCCGAGCAGGGGAGGTTTGTCATTCGATACGATCATCGGGATTTGGGACGATCGACCGTTTATGAACCCGGCACTTCCAACTATACCATAACGGACTTGGCTGACGACGCCGCGGGTGTCCTGGACGCTCATTCCATAGAGCAAGCTCATATCGTCGGCATGTCCATGGGCGGTATGATCGGCCAAATCCTTGCCTTAAGATATCCGGAACGCGTCACTACGCTTACGCTCATCGCATCAAGTGTGTTCGGGACTGTCATGGAAGAACTGCCGCCAATGGACCAAAGCATATTGGATCATCACGCGAAAAGCGCTTCCGTGGATTGGGCAAACAAGGAGTCGGTCATCGCCTTTCTTGCGGATGGCTGGAAAACGCTGGCCGGTTCGAAACCTTATGAGCAGGAAAGAATGTATAAACTGGCTAAAAGAGAAGCAGAGCGCGCCAAACAGCTGCCAAGCAGATTCAATCATGCCATGCTTGCCGGCGGGGACGAATATTACGATCGAATGGGGGAGATCACGGCGCCTGTCCTCATCATCCA
Coding sequences within:
- a CDS encoding 3-hydroxybutyrate dehydrogenase; this translates as MVNNKVAIITGSARGIGFEIGKIFAENGAKVVLSDLDQNTVEKAASDLRNKGLDVIGLKADVTVEDDIIQLINQAKDKYGRIDIFINNAGLQHVAPIEEFPTEKFELMIKIMLTAPFIAIKNVLPIMKEQGFGRIINISSINGLIGFANKAAYNSAKHGVIGLTKVAALESAASGITVNALCPGYVDTPLVRGQMADLAKTRNVPLEDVLAEVLLPLVPQKRLLDVSEIADYAIFLASDKARGITGQAVVLDGGYTAQ
- a CDS encoding alpha/beta hydrolase — encoded protein: MSEQIVKINKVDICTESFGNSKDPAVLLIMGAMSSLDWWDENFCIRLAEQGRFVIRYDHRDLGRSTVYEPGTSNYTITDLADDAAGVLDAHSIEQAHIVGMSMGGMIGQILALRYPERVTTLTLIASSVFGTVMEELPPMDQSILDHHAKSASVDWANKESVIAFLADGWKTLAGSKPYEQERMYKLAKREAERAKQLPSRFNHAMLAGGDEYYDRMGEITAPVLIIHGTEDPALPYEHGLALAKAIPQASFVTLEGSGHEIHREDWDDIIDSVKKLTS